Proteins encoded together in one Impatiens glandulifera chromosome 1, dImpGla2.1, whole genome shotgun sequence window:
- the LOC124921784 gene encoding UDP-glycosyltransferase 75C1-like, with protein sequence MEKGGDERHILLVSFPGLGHINPTLEFAKRVVRLGVKVTFLTAKIALKSIPRSSPPLSGITFVGYSTDYGEGRKPVDDNVAHFMSEIQLRGSNKLSEMLSSSAASEEGGRQLPFSRLVYATLMPWAAEVARAHHVPATLLWLQPAAIFDIYHYYFNEGYDEEINQANNSSSWSIHLPGMPNLGRDDLPSFLVSKSKDFEYAIPLYKEHFTVLQSFDEGPPQDILVNTFESLEPDALKAIPQLNLIPIGPLVSLIQDNQNSSDYMEFLDSKPKGSVIYASFGSHTPLSVLQIHEIGQGLKTSGRPFLWVIRDTPNDESWVNYVGEMEKQGKIISWCSSQVDVLNHPSVGCFVSHCGWGSTLESLGCGVPMVCFPLWIDQMTNAKLVQDVWRIGVRVKKELQIEIVKGEEFKRCIEMVMMMGLEGEEMRKNAQNWKLLTQEAGKLGASSDLNLNVFINKL encoded by the exons ATGGAAAAAGGCGGCGACGAGCGGCATATACTATTGGTGTCTTTTCCGGGTTTAGGTCATATAAACCCAACTCTTGAATTCGCTAAGCGTGTTGTCCGGTTGGGTGTCAAAGTAACGTTCTTGACAGCCAAAATTGCTCTAAAAAGCATTCCCCGGTCGTCGCCTCCCCTCTCCGGCATCACCTTCGTAGGTTACTCCACCGACTATGGTGAGGGCCGAAAGCCAGTTGACGACAATGTTGCCCACTTCATGTCTGAAATCCAGCTCCGTGGCTCAAACAAGTTATCAGAAATGCTCTCTTCTTCCGCTGCCTCAGAGGAAGGTGGTCGACAACTTCCATTTTCACGTTTGGTTTATGCCACTCTAATGCCGTGGGCAGCAGAAGTGGCGCGTGCTCACCACGTACCGGCCACACTCTTATGGTTACAACCGGCTGCCATTTTCGACATCTATCACTATTACTTTAATGAAGGATATGACGAAGAAATTAATCAGGCCAATAATTCATCATCATGGTCTATTCACTTGCCTGGCATGCCCAACCtag GTAGAGACGATCTGCCGTCATTCCTTGTATCGAAAAGTAAAGATTTCGAGTACGCGATTCCTTTATACAAAGAGCATTTTACGGTTCTCCAATCCTTCGATGAAGGTCCGCCTCAAGATATTCTAGTTAACACGTTCGAATCACTCGAACCAGACGCCCTGAAAGCAATCCCGCAATTAAATCTGATCCCAATCGGTCCTTTGGTCTCTCTGATCCAAGACAATCAAAATTCAAGTGATTACATGGAATTCCTTGATTCAAAACCAAAGGGTTCAGTTATTTATGCATCTTTTGGCAGCCACACTCCACTGTCAGTGCTGCAGATTCATGAAATAGGCCAGGGGCTGAAAACAAGCGGGCGGCCATTCTTATGGGTGATCAGAGATACCCCAAATGACGAAAGCTGGGTCAACTATGTTGGGGAGATGGAAAAACAGGGGAAGATTATATCTTGGTGTTCTTCGCAAGTAGATGTTCTTAATCATCCTTCTGTGGGTTGTTTTGTAAGTCATTGTGGATGGGGTTCTACGCTTGAGAGTTTGGGTTGTGGAGTTCCGATGGTGTGCTTTCCTCTGTGGATCGATCAGATGACCAACGCCAAGCTGGTGCAGGATGTGTGGAGAATCGGGGTCAGAGTTAAGAAAGAATTGCAGATTGAGATTGTGAAAGGGGAGGAGTTCAAGAGATGCATTGAAATGGTGATGATGATGGGATTGGAAGGGGAAGAAATGAGAAAGAATGCTCAAAACTGGAAACTGCTCACTCAAGAAGCAGGAAAACTAGGCGCCTCCTCTGATCTCAATCTCAATGTCtttattaataaactttaa